The following are encoded together in the Gasterosteus aculeatus chromosome 7, fGasAcu3.hap1.1, whole genome shotgun sequence genome:
- the LOC120821864 gene encoding tripartite motif-containing protein 16-like isoform X3, translated as MAAEKQEERQGFDLDQNQFCCSVCLDLLKEPVTVPCGHSYCRSCIEDCWDQEDKKGQYSCPQCRETFSPRPVLRRNTMLAELVEKLKLSGPRQPSAPLARAGPQDVPCDFCSGAGPNKAAMSCLTCMASYCPAHLEPHRSVPVLKKHELVSVSVPLQEKMCAKHNKLMEVYCRTDRKCICYLCVIDEHKGHNTLSSASERAEEQNQLLASQKRVQQRFQERGMEQEALLKLLMDFKSSIEPAEETCDEIFDQMILSVNKRRGEAKQLIGAQREAVVTRAEKLQLQLETEISDMKKRDSDLEQLSHTDDHIHFIQTFQSLSAFCESADLPPVLVFYPQHSSLKRVTDCLSKLRDDMESLLKDAWPTVNAAVSAIEVVSPVPKTREDFLRYCCPLTLDRNDISQYFTISQDNRQATSTYVDLGLYSGSYCNQQPRRVIQHPVPIMQVSCSEGLSGRCYWEVSWSGCTWSVGVCYKDRRSMNLAFGTDTQSWSLTCSPYSFSFQHNNKSIPLVRCSTSSVGVYLDYKLGALSFYDISKPMTLLHEEHIKFTEPVHPCFELSDSESQTDLTGHFIEVGKLW; from the exons ATGGCTGCCGAAAAACAAGAGGAGCGACAAGGGTTTGACCTGGACCAGAACCAGTTCTGCTGCTCGGTGTGTCTGGACCTGCTGAAGGAACCGGTCACCGTCCCCTGTGGACACAGTTACTGCAGAAGCTGCATCGAGGACTGCTGGGACCAGGAGGACAAGAAGGGACAGTACAGCTGTCCTCAGTGCCGGGAGACGTTCAGCCCGAGGCCGGTTCTGAGGAGGAACACCATGCTGGCTGAG TTGGTGGAGAAGCTGAAGCTGAGCGGCCCCCGGCagccctctgctcctctggccCGCGCCGGCCCACAAGATGTGCCCTGTGATTTCTGCAGCGGCGCCGGACCCAACAAAGCCGCCATGTCGTGCCTGACGTGCATGGCGTCCTACTGCCCGGCTCACCTGGAGCCTCACCGCAGCGTCCCCGTGTTGAAGAAGCACGAGCTGGTCTCCGTCAGCGTCCCGCTGCAGGAAAAGATGTGCGCGAAGCACAACAAGCTGATGGAGGTCTACTGTCGGACGGACCGGAAGTGCATCTGCTACCTGTGCGTTATTGATGAGCACAAGGGCCACAATACGTTGTCGTCTGCGTCAGAGAGGGCGGAGGAGCAG AATCAACTGCTCGCGAGTCAAAAGAGAGTCCAGCAGAGGTTCCAGGAGAGGGGGATGGAGCAGGAGGCGCTGCTAAAACTTCTGATGGATTTTAAG AGTTCTATCGAGCCCGCAGAGGAGACCTGTGACGAGATCTTCGATCAGATGATCCTCTCCGTCAACAAACGCCGCGGGGAGGCGAAGCAGCTGATCGGCGCCCAGCGGGAGGCGGTGGTCACTCGGGCCgaaaagctgcagctgcagctggagacgGAGATCAGTGACATGAAGAAGAGGGACAGCGACCTGGAGCAGCTGTCTCACACGGACGACCACATCCACTTCATTCAG ACCTTCCAGTCCCTCTCCGCCTTCTGCGAATCTGCAGACTTGCCACCTGTGTTGGTCTTCTATCCTCAACACTCATCGTTGAAGCGTGTGACCGACTGCCTGTCTAAACTGAGGGATGACATGGAGAGCCTTCTGAAGGACGCGTGGCCCACAGTCAATGCCGCAG tgTCTGCTATAGAAGTTGTGTCACCAGTGCCAAAGACCAGAGAGGACTTTCTACGCT ATTGCTGTCCTCTGACCCTGGACAGGAACGACATATCCCAATATTTTACCATTTCACAAGACAACAGGCAGGCGACGAGTACTTATGTTGATCTTGGTCTTTATAGTGGCagttattgtaatcaacagccAAGACGCGTCATTCAACACCCAGTTCCGATCATGCAGGTGTCGTGCAGTGAGGGCTTGTCAGGGCGGTGCTACTGGGAGGTCAGTTGGAGTGGTTGTACTTGGTCTGTGGGAGTGTGCTACAAAGACCGCAGGTCAATGAACCTGGCGTTCGGAACGGATACCCAGTCCTGGAGTTTAACTTGTTCCCCATATTCGTTCTCTttccaacacaacaacaaaagcattCCGTTGGTACGTTGTTCCACCTCCAGCGTCGGCGTGTACCTGGATTATAAACTAGGTGCTCTCTCTTTTTATGACATCTCCAAACCGATGACTCTGCTCCACGAAGAACACATTAAGTTCACTGAGCCGGTCCATCCTTGCTTTGAGCTGAGCGACAGTGAATCTCAGACCGATCTTACAGGACATTTTATAGAAGTGGGTAAGTTGTGGTGA
- the LOC120821864 gene encoding tripartite motif-containing protein 16-like isoform X1 yields MAAEKQEERQGFDLDQNQFCCSVCLDLLKEPVTVPCGHSYCRSCIEDCWDQEDKKGQYSCPQCRETFSPRPVLRRNTMLAEVTGSEAKVELVEKLKLSGPRQPSAPLARAGPQDVPCDFCSGAGPNKAAMSCLTCMASYCPAHLEPHRSVPVLKKHELVSVSVPLQEKMCAKHNKLMEVYCRTDRKCICYLCVIDEHKGHNTLSSASERAEEQNQLLASQKRVQQRFQERGMEQEALLKLLMDFKSSIEPAEETCDEIFDQMILSVNKRRGEAKQLIGAQREAVVTRAEKLQLQLETEISDMKKRDSDLEQLSHTDDHIHFIQTFQSLSAFCESADLPPVLVFYPQHSSLKRVTDCLSKLRDDMESLLKDAWPTVNAAVSAIEVVSPVPKTREDFLRYCCPLTLDRNDISQYFTISQDNRQATSTYVDLGLYSGSYCNQQPRRVIQHPVPIMQVSCSEGLSGRCYWEVSWSGCTWSVGVCYKDRRSMNLAFGTDTQSWSLTCSPYSFSFQHNNKSIPLVRCSTSSVGVYLDYKLGALSFYDISKPMTLLHEEHIKFTEPVHPCFELSDSESQTDLTGHFIEVGKLW; encoded by the exons ATGGCTGCCGAAAAACAAGAGGAGCGACAAGGGTTTGACCTGGACCAGAACCAGTTCTGCTGCTCGGTGTGTCTGGACCTGCTGAAGGAACCGGTCACCGTCCCCTGTGGACACAGTTACTGCAGAAGCTGCATCGAGGACTGCTGGGACCAGGAGGACAAGAAGGGACAGTACAGCTGTCCTCAGTGCCGGGAGACGTTCAGCCCGAGGCCGGTTCTGAGGAGGAACACCATGCTGGCTGAGGTGACGGGGTCAGAAGCAAAGGTGGAG TTGGTGGAGAAGCTGAAGCTGAGCGGCCCCCGGCagccctctgctcctctggccCGCGCCGGCCCACAAGATGTGCCCTGTGATTTCTGCAGCGGCGCCGGACCCAACAAAGCCGCCATGTCGTGCCTGACGTGCATGGCGTCCTACTGCCCGGCTCACCTGGAGCCTCACCGCAGCGTCCCCGTGTTGAAGAAGCACGAGCTGGTCTCCGTCAGCGTCCCGCTGCAGGAAAAGATGTGCGCGAAGCACAACAAGCTGATGGAGGTCTACTGTCGGACGGACCGGAAGTGCATCTGCTACCTGTGCGTTATTGATGAGCACAAGGGCCACAATACGTTGTCGTCTGCGTCAGAGAGGGCGGAGGAGCAG AATCAACTGCTCGCGAGTCAAAAGAGAGTCCAGCAGAGGTTCCAGGAGAGGGGGATGGAGCAGGAGGCGCTGCTAAAACTTCTGATGGATTTTAAG AGTTCTATCGAGCCCGCAGAGGAGACCTGTGACGAGATCTTCGATCAGATGATCCTCTCCGTCAACAAACGCCGCGGGGAGGCGAAGCAGCTGATCGGCGCCCAGCGGGAGGCGGTGGTCACTCGGGCCgaaaagctgcagctgcagctggagacgGAGATCAGTGACATGAAGAAGAGGGACAGCGACCTGGAGCAGCTGTCTCACACGGACGACCACATCCACTTCATTCAG ACCTTCCAGTCCCTCTCCGCCTTCTGCGAATCTGCAGACTTGCCACCTGTGTTGGTCTTCTATCCTCAACACTCATCGTTGAAGCGTGTGACCGACTGCCTGTCTAAACTGAGGGATGACATGGAGAGCCTTCTGAAGGACGCGTGGCCCACAGTCAATGCCGCAG tgTCTGCTATAGAAGTTGTGTCACCAGTGCCAAAGACCAGAGAGGACTTTCTACGCT ATTGCTGTCCTCTGACCCTGGACAGGAACGACATATCCCAATATTTTACCATTTCACAAGACAACAGGCAGGCGACGAGTACTTATGTTGATCTTGGTCTTTATAGTGGCagttattgtaatcaacagccAAGACGCGTCATTCAACACCCAGTTCCGATCATGCAGGTGTCGTGCAGTGAGGGCTTGTCAGGGCGGTGCTACTGGGAGGTCAGTTGGAGTGGTTGTACTTGGTCTGTGGGAGTGTGCTACAAAGACCGCAGGTCAATGAACCTGGCGTTCGGAACGGATACCCAGTCCTGGAGTTTAACTTGTTCCCCATATTCGTTCTCTttccaacacaacaacaaaagcattCCGTTGGTACGTTGTTCCACCTCCAGCGTCGGCGTGTACCTGGATTATAAACTAGGTGCTCTCTCTTTTTATGACATCTCCAAACCGATGACTCTGCTCCACGAAGAACACATTAAGTTCACTGAGCCGGTCCATCCTTGCTTTGAGCTGAGCGACAGTGAATCTCAGACCGATCTTACAGGACATTTTATAGAAGTGGGTAAGTTGTGGTGA
- the LOC120821864 gene encoding tripartite motif-containing protein 16-like isoform X2, whose translation MAAEKQEERQGFDLDQNQFCCSVCLDLLKEPVTVPCGHSYCRSCIEDCWDQEDKKGQYSCPQCRETFSPRPVLRRNTMLAEVTGSEAKLVEKLKLSGPRQPSAPLARAGPQDVPCDFCSGAGPNKAAMSCLTCMASYCPAHLEPHRSVPVLKKHELVSVSVPLQEKMCAKHNKLMEVYCRTDRKCICYLCVIDEHKGHNTLSSASERAEEQNQLLASQKRVQQRFQERGMEQEALLKLLMDFKSSIEPAEETCDEIFDQMILSVNKRRGEAKQLIGAQREAVVTRAEKLQLQLETEISDMKKRDSDLEQLSHTDDHIHFIQTFQSLSAFCESADLPPVLVFYPQHSSLKRVTDCLSKLRDDMESLLKDAWPTVNAAVSAIEVVSPVPKTREDFLRYCCPLTLDRNDISQYFTISQDNRQATSTYVDLGLYSGSYCNQQPRRVIQHPVPIMQVSCSEGLSGRCYWEVSWSGCTWSVGVCYKDRRSMNLAFGTDTQSWSLTCSPYSFSFQHNNKSIPLVRCSTSSVGVYLDYKLGALSFYDISKPMTLLHEEHIKFTEPVHPCFELSDSESQTDLTGHFIEVGKLW comes from the exons ATGGCTGCCGAAAAACAAGAGGAGCGACAAGGGTTTGACCTGGACCAGAACCAGTTCTGCTGCTCGGTGTGTCTGGACCTGCTGAAGGAACCGGTCACCGTCCCCTGTGGACACAGTTACTGCAGAAGCTGCATCGAGGACTGCTGGGACCAGGAGGACAAGAAGGGACAGTACAGCTGTCCTCAGTGCCGGGAGACGTTCAGCCCGAGGCCGGTTCTGAGGAGGAACACCATGCTGGCTGAGGTGACGGGGTCAGAAGCAAAG TTGGTGGAGAAGCTGAAGCTGAGCGGCCCCCGGCagccctctgctcctctggccCGCGCCGGCCCACAAGATGTGCCCTGTGATTTCTGCAGCGGCGCCGGACCCAACAAAGCCGCCATGTCGTGCCTGACGTGCATGGCGTCCTACTGCCCGGCTCACCTGGAGCCTCACCGCAGCGTCCCCGTGTTGAAGAAGCACGAGCTGGTCTCCGTCAGCGTCCCGCTGCAGGAAAAGATGTGCGCGAAGCACAACAAGCTGATGGAGGTCTACTGTCGGACGGACCGGAAGTGCATCTGCTACCTGTGCGTTATTGATGAGCACAAGGGCCACAATACGTTGTCGTCTGCGTCAGAGAGGGCGGAGGAGCAG AATCAACTGCTCGCGAGTCAAAAGAGAGTCCAGCAGAGGTTCCAGGAGAGGGGGATGGAGCAGGAGGCGCTGCTAAAACTTCTGATGGATTTTAAG AGTTCTATCGAGCCCGCAGAGGAGACCTGTGACGAGATCTTCGATCAGATGATCCTCTCCGTCAACAAACGCCGCGGGGAGGCGAAGCAGCTGATCGGCGCCCAGCGGGAGGCGGTGGTCACTCGGGCCgaaaagctgcagctgcagctggagacgGAGATCAGTGACATGAAGAAGAGGGACAGCGACCTGGAGCAGCTGTCTCACACGGACGACCACATCCACTTCATTCAG ACCTTCCAGTCCCTCTCCGCCTTCTGCGAATCTGCAGACTTGCCACCTGTGTTGGTCTTCTATCCTCAACACTCATCGTTGAAGCGTGTGACCGACTGCCTGTCTAAACTGAGGGATGACATGGAGAGCCTTCTGAAGGACGCGTGGCCCACAGTCAATGCCGCAG tgTCTGCTATAGAAGTTGTGTCACCAGTGCCAAAGACCAGAGAGGACTTTCTACGCT ATTGCTGTCCTCTGACCCTGGACAGGAACGACATATCCCAATATTTTACCATTTCACAAGACAACAGGCAGGCGACGAGTACTTATGTTGATCTTGGTCTTTATAGTGGCagttattgtaatcaacagccAAGACGCGTCATTCAACACCCAGTTCCGATCATGCAGGTGTCGTGCAGTGAGGGCTTGTCAGGGCGGTGCTACTGGGAGGTCAGTTGGAGTGGTTGTACTTGGTCTGTGGGAGTGTGCTACAAAGACCGCAGGTCAATGAACCTGGCGTTCGGAACGGATACCCAGTCCTGGAGTTTAACTTGTTCCCCATATTCGTTCTCTttccaacacaacaacaaaagcattCCGTTGGTACGTTGTTCCACCTCCAGCGTCGGCGTGTACCTGGATTATAAACTAGGTGCTCTCTCTTTTTATGACATCTCCAAACCGATGACTCTGCTCCACGAAGAACACATTAAGTTCACTGAGCCGGTCCATCCTTGCTTTGAGCTGAGCGACAGTGAATCTCAGACCGATCTTACAGGACATTTTATAGAAGTGGGTAAGTTGTGGTGA
- the LOC120821871 gene encoding LOW QUALITY PROTEIN: GTPase IMAP family member 7 (The sequence of the model RefSeq protein was modified relative to this genomic sequence to represent the inferred CDS: inserted 1 base in 1 codon; deleted 3 bases in 2 codons) codes for MDEMRIVMLGKTGVGKSSVANTILGEKLFKIGRSGISETSECRSETRRVDGRDVTMIDIPGLFDTGRSEEELRAEIVKCITECSPGXHAFIIVFKVEIFTDQEQEVINKINQYFSEEAFKYATVLFTHGDQLDEGQTIEEYFHNNQPVSDLMKKCGGRCHVIDNRYWKNNQPDDYRSNQFQVKQLMKTIDHMIEENKGSCYTNKMLQAVEKLRQEEEKIRQSSGNKTEKEIREEAKKRVYKILWINFAGIATGVLLGAIFNGGGGWSRDSFPGDYFGKNSFSTSRVSSSRSSRRSW; via the exons AGATGAGAATTGTAATGTTGGGAAAAACAGGAGTTGGTAAAAGCAGCGTGGCGAACACCATATTAGGAGAGAAACTGTTTAAGATCGGCCGCTCTGGCATCTCTGAAACAAGTGAATGTCGATCAGAAACCAGACGTGTTGATGGAAGAGACGTCACCATGATCGATATTCCTGGTTTGTTCGACACGGGTCGATCTGAAGAGGAGCTGAGGGCTGAAATAGTGAAGTGCATCACAGAGTGCTCTCCTG TTCATGCTTTCATAATAGTCTTTAAGGTGGAGATATTCACAGATCAGGAGCAGGAAGTGATCAATAAAATCAACCAATACTTCTCTGAAGAAGCT TTCAAGTATGCAACAGTCCTCTTTACTCATGGTGACCAGCTGGATGAAGGACAGACCATTGAGGAATATTTCCACAACAATCAGCCTGTGAGTGATCTGATGAAGAAGTGTGGAGGCCGCTGCCACGTCATTGATAACAGATACTGGAAGAACAACCAGCCAGATGATTACAGGAGCAACCAGTTCCAAGTGAAGCAGCTGATGAAGACCATCGATCACATGATTGAGGAAAACAAGGGAAGCTGCTACACCAACAAGATGCTACAAGCTGTGGAGAAACtgagacaagaggag gaaaagatcAGACAGTCATCAGGAAacaagacagagaaagagatcaGAGAGGAGGCTAAAAAGAGAGTATATAAAATCCTTTGGATCAATTTCGCAGGTATTGCAACAGGTGTATTGTTAGGAGCTATTTTTAATGGCGGTGGTGGTTGGAGTAGAGACAGTTTTCCAGGAGATTATTTTGGAAAAAATAGTTTCAGCACTAGCAGAGTCAGTAGTAgtaggagcagcagaaggagctggTAA